From the genome of Kaistella daneshvariae, one region includes:
- a CDS encoding TonB-dependent receptor plug domain-containing protein — protein sequence MKNFIFLPVLLLISSNITAQMHADSINHQIQEVIVIGTTKIANKENKPLGSVDEYLQKSAKVDMVKRGAYAWEPLINGLPTERTLVTIDGMRIFGACTDKMDPITSYVEVSNLQEAEITSGQEGSCHGNTIGGAIDLKRNKSVFGKEQWNFNLNTGFETANSQKIFGAGAKYKTGKFYSDVNFMLRDAQNYKAGNNVEIPYSQFQKMNISAISGAKIQENKLLEASIIYDKATDVGYPALPMDVSLAEALITSLKFKVLPENDFWKSWESKVYFNTITHRMDDTKRPDTPIHMDMPGWSTTFGYYSQLKFAAKQHNFLLNITGYYNKSRAEMTMYPNDKSEKLMFMLTWPEVRTLSQAVFLEHKIKVSENSNLKISSSATLHQNRVESEFGLSSLQIFYPEMKAEKMRILKSFAANYDFEKNAFQAGFGLGYGDRAPSVSEGYGFYLFNSFEKYDYIGNPNLKNESSLEANAFLGFKQKNYKLKLASSYFHISNYIVGNIVEGLVPMTIGANGVKRYGALESASVFNISFNADFQIGENLKWNSQMVYTRGKDSENENLPFMSPINYQSSLRFDRSKFSSEVSVFGNSKHENFAAKYGENETPAYFILNLNAGYKFNFGKTKLLAKAGVENAFDKSYTTYADWNQIPRPGRNFFLNLNFSL from the coding sequence ATGAAAAATTTCATTTTTTTGCCTGTTTTGCTCCTGATTTCTTCTAACATAACAGCGCAGATGCACGCGGATTCTATCAACCATCAGATTCAGGAAGTTATCGTCATCGGCACGACCAAAATTGCGAACAAAGAAAATAAACCTTTAGGCTCGGTGGATGAATATCTGCAGAAATCAGCAAAAGTCGATATGGTGAAACGCGGCGCCTACGCGTGGGAACCTTTAATTAATGGTTTGCCGACAGAAAGAACTTTGGTTACCATCGATGGAATGCGGATTTTCGGTGCGTGTACGGATAAAATGGATCCAATCACGTCCTACGTGGAAGTTTCAAATCTGCAGGAGGCGGAAATCACATCAGGTCAGGAAGGTTCCTGCCATGGAAACACCATCGGTGGCGCTATCGATTTGAAACGAAATAAATCGGTTTTCGGCAAAGAGCAGTGGAATTTCAATCTGAATACCGGTTTTGAAACCGCCAATTCCCAGAAAATTTTCGGTGCCGGCGCGAAATATAAAACCGGGAAATTTTACAGCGACGTCAACTTTATGTTGCGCGATGCACAAAATTACAAAGCCGGAAATAATGTTGAAATTCCGTATTCACAGTTTCAAAAAATGAATATTTCCGCGATTAGCGGTGCAAAAATTCAGGAAAATAAACTGCTTGAAGCTTCCATAATTTACGACAAAGCCACCGACGTTGGTTATCCGGCGCTTCCGATGGATGTTTCCCTTGCCGAAGCCCTGATTACTTCTTTAAAATTTAAGGTTTTGCCGGAAAATGATTTTTGGAAAAGTTGGGAAAGCAAAGTTTATTTCAACACCATCACGCACCGTATGGACGACACCAAAAGACCTGACACGCCAATTCATATGGATATGCCGGGGTGGAGCACCACTTTTGGTTATTATTCGCAACTAAAATTCGCCGCTAAACAGCACAATTTTTTGTTAAACATTACCGGATATTACAACAAATCACGGGCGGAAATGACGATGTATCCGAATGACAAAAGCGAAAAACTCATGTTTATGCTGACCTGGCCGGAGGTAAGAACTCTTTCGCAAGCGGTTTTTCTGGAACATAAAATTAAAGTCAGTGAAAATTCAAACCTAAAAATTTCGTCATCCGCGACATTACATCAAAATAGAGTGGAAAGCGAATTTGGTTTGAGCAGTCTGCAGATTTTTTATCCTGAAATGAAAGCGGAAAAAATGCGGATTTTGAAAAGTTTTGCCGCGAATTACGACTTTGAAAAAAATGCTTTCCAGGCGGGATTTGGTCTCGGTTACGGCGACCGCGCGCCCTCGGTTTCCGAAGGGTACGGTTTCTATCTTTTTAACAGTTTCGAGAAATATGATTATATCGGCAACCCGAATTTGAAAAATGAATCTTCACTGGAAGCCAATGCATTTTTAGGTTTCAAACAGAAAAATTATAAGCTGAAACTGGCGTCTTCCTATTTCCATATTTCAAATTATATCGTAGGAAATATTGTCGAGGGTTTGGTTCCAATGACGATTGGCGCGAATGGTGTAAAAAGGTACGGTGCTTTGGAAAGTGCTTCAGTTTTTAATATCAGTTTTAACGCGGATTTCCAGATTGGTGAAAATTTAAAATGGAATTCGCAAATGGTGTACACGCGCGGAAAAGACAGCGAAAATGAAAATTTGCCCTTTATGAGCCCAATTAATTATCAAAGTTCGCTGCGGTTTGACCGAAGCAAATTCTCTTCGGAAGTTTCCGTTTTCGGAAATTCAAAACATGAAAATTTTGCTGCAAAATATGGTGAAAATGAAACGCCTGCGTATTTTATTCTGAATTTGAATGCGGGTTACAAATTCAATTTTGGAAAAACGAAATTATTGGCTAAAGCAGGCGTAGAAAATGCGTTCGATAAGTCCTACACAACTTACGCCGATTGGAACCAAATTCCGCGACCGGGCCGCAACTTTTTTCTGAATTTGAACTTCAGTCTTTAA
- a CDS encoding membrane lipoprotein lipid attachment site-containing protein produces the protein MKKLLIIAFALTLVTACQKNDEVTETSPSSVSSNDSKEESLMQDAVELKNSKGETLKVTYFAQGNDVAMKMEKEGEPEQILVAKKISSKGEPVFTNEKWMWEGSIGEGGKLSDAKGNSMQYLEIPKAD, from the coding sequence ATGAAAAAGTTATTAATCATCGCCTTTGCGCTTACACTTGTAACAGCCTGCCAAAAAAACGATGAGGTTACGGAAACAAGTCCTTCCAGCGTTTCCTCAAATGATTCAAAAGAGGAAAGTCTTATGCAGGACGCGGTAGAGTTGAAGAATTCCAAAGGCGAAACATTGAAAGTAACGTATTTTGCGCAAGGAAACGACGTTGCCATGAAAATGGAAAAAGAAGGTGAACCCGAGCAAATTTTGGTTGCGAAAAAAATATCCTCCAAAGGCGAGCCCGTTTTCACCAATGAAAAGTGGATGTGGGAAGGAAGCATCGGCGAAGGTGGAAAACTTTCGGATGCCAAAGGAAACAGCATGCAATACCTGGAAATTCCCAAAGCCGATTAA
- a CDS encoding MBL fold metallo-hydrolase has product MKVEQIYTGCLAQGAYYIVSEKEAVIIDPLRETKPYLDRLEKDEVKLKYIFETHFHADFVSGHLDLSRKTGAPIIYGPTATPDFDAIIATDGQIFEVGKVKIKVLHTPGHTMESSTFLLIDEEGKETAIFSGDTLFLGDVGRPDLAQKAGSITQEDLAGILYESLQQKIMPLADDILVYPAHGAGSACGKNMQKETVDTLGNQKKTNYALNQPSKEAFINEVLDGLTAPPKYFGMNVAMNKGGYDDFDAVLAKGNHPFSPEEFEKVAEDSGALILDTRSAADFYQGYVPNSINIGLKGDFAPWVGAMIVDVAQPLLLVTDEGSEEEAITRLARVGFDHVIGYLKGGFEAWKEAGKETDQVKRISPETFAKEFSEKSVILDVRKPSEYEAEHVNEAFSRPLAEINEWSKNINPDEHFYVHCAGGYRSMIAASILNSRGIRNFTEIEGGFSKIKETDVPKSNFVCQSKTLN; this is encoded by the coding sequence ATGAAAGTAGAACAAATTTATACAGGATGTCTGGCGCAGGGCGCGTATTACATTGTTTCCGAAAAGGAAGCGGTGATTATCGATCCGCTGCGCGAAACGAAACCTTATCTGGACCGTTTGGAAAAAGATGAGGTAAAATTGAAATATATTTTTGAGACGCATTTTCATGCAGATTTTGTCTCCGGGCACCTGGATCTTTCACGGAAAACCGGCGCGCCGATTATTTACGGACCAACAGCAACACCTGATTTTGACGCAATTATCGCAACCGACGGACAAATCTTCGAAGTCGGAAAAGTAAAAATTAAAGTTTTACACACGCCGGGTCACACCATGGAAAGTTCCACTTTTCTCCTCATCGATGAAGAGGGAAAAGAAACCGCAATTTTCAGTGGTGATACCTTATTTTTAGGCGACGTCGGCAGACCTGATCTGGCGCAAAAAGCCGGCAGCATCACTCAGGAAGATTTGGCGGGAATCTTATACGAAAGTCTGCAGCAGAAAATTATGCCGCTTGCGGACGACATTTTAGTGTATCCCGCGCATGGGGCAGGTTCTGCTTGTGGAAAAAATATGCAGAAAGAAACTGTGGATACGCTCGGAAATCAGAAAAAAACAAATTACGCTTTAAACCAACCCAGTAAGGAAGCTTTTATCAACGAAGTTTTAGACGGTTTGACGGCGCCGCCGAAATATTTCGGAATGAATGTCGCCATGAACAAAGGCGGTTACGATGATTTTGATGCGGTTTTGGCAAAAGGAAATCATCCCTTTTCACCGGAGGAATTTGAAAAAGTGGCTGAAGATTCCGGCGCGCTGATTTTAGATACGAGAAGTGCCGCAGATTTTTACCAGGGTTATGTGCCGAACTCCATTAATATTGGTTTGAAAGGCGATTTTGCGCCGTGGGTCGGTGCGATGATTGTCGATGTTGCGCAGCCTTTGCTTTTGGTTACTGATGAAGGTTCGGAAGAAGAAGCGATTACCAGATTAGCGCGCGTTGGTTTTGATCATGTCATCGGATATTTAAAAGGTGGTTTTGAAGCCTGGAAAGAAGCGGGCAAAGAAACCGATCAGGTGAAAAGAATTTCTCCGGAAACCTTCGCTAAAGAATTTTCCGAAAAATCTGTCATCTTAGACGTCAGAAAACCCTCAGAATATGAAGCTGAACATGTGAACGAAGCTTTTAGTCGGCCATTAGCTGAAATTAATGAGTGGTCAAAAAACATCAATCCTGACGAACATTTTTACGTGCATTGTGCCGGCGGTTACCGCAGCATGATTGCCGCAAGTATTCTTAATTCACGCGGCATCCGGAACTTTACGGAAATTGAAGGTGGCTTTTCGAAAATTAAAGAAACCGACGTTCCCAAAAGCAATTTTGTTTGCCAAAGCAAAACTTTAAACTGA
- a CDS encoding rhodanese-like domain-containing protein has product MKKLFFLMLISVFVMSCQTQKTTAVNSDRTEIKPLVLDPETVLVDVRIPEQFAAKTAQGAINIPLGELQNNLDMLKGKNVVVFCNSGRQAGEAAAFLKKNDVKVYNAKTLQNVEAIKNKKK; this is encoded by the coding sequence ATGAAAAAATTATTTTTTTTGATGTTGATATCCGTTTTCGTGATGTCATGTCAAACACAAAAAACTACAGCTGTAAATTCAGATCGAACGGAAATTAAACCTTTGGTTTTAGATCCGGAAACGGTTTTGGTTGATGTTAGAATTCCGGAGCAGTTCGCGGCAAAAACTGCGCAAGGCGCCATTAATATTCCTTTAGGGGAACTTCAAAATAATTTGGATATGCTGAAAGGTAAAAATGTGGTGGTTTTCTGTAACAGCGGAAGACAGGCCGGTGAAGCCGCAGCATTTTTAAAAAAGAATGATGTAAAAGTGTACAATGCTAAAACTTTACAAAATGTGGAAGCCATTAAAAACAAAAAAAAATGA
- a CDS encoding cupin domain-containing protein, with protein MKNIAENITYNSEKANVFQLKKSDKLKYFAVALGKNGVLKKHTAPVPSTLVVLKGEINFVMENEQLHFRQFDVYEIPVGVEHEVTGISDENLFTVAQEL; from the coding sequence ATGAAAAATATAGCCGAAAATATCACTTACAACAGCGAGAAAGCCAATGTTTTCCAGCTTAAAAAAAGCGATAAACTGAAATATTTCGCCGTTGCTTTAGGAAAAAACGGAGTTTTGAAAAAGCATACCGCGCCGGTTCCTTCAACTTTGGTGGTGCTGAAAGGCGAAATTAATTTCGTGATGGAAAATGAGCAGCTTCATTTCCGCCAGTTTGATGTGTATGAAATTCCTGTTGGCGTAGAACACGAAGTCACGGGAATTTCTGACGAAAATTTATTTACCGTTGCACAAGAATTATAA
- a CDS encoding DUF6132 family protein: protein MKSFFFKYKLSIVGVIVGGLLGFAYYHFIGCNTGTCAITSKPFNSTAYGMLMGYLMFSTFEKSKKKDLTA, encoded by the coding sequence ATGAAAAGTTTTTTCTTTAAATATAAGCTGAGCATAGTTGGAGTGATTGTGGGCGGGCTTTTAGGTTTCGCGTATTACCACTTTATCGGCTGCAATACGGGCACGTGCGCAATCACTTCGAAACCCTTCAATTCCACAGCCTACGGAATGCTGATGGGTTATCTGATGTTTTCAACATTTGAAAAATCGAAAAAAAAGGACCTTACAGCGTGA
- the trxA gene encoding thioredoxin has translation MSQKFQELINSERPVLIDFFATWCGPCKVQSSVLTTVKENIGNDARIVKIDVDQFPAIASQYGVRGVPTLAVFKNGQLLWKESGVHDVNTLTNLLKQYS, from the coding sequence ATGTCACAGAAATTTCAAGAACTCATCAATTCTGAACGCCCGGTGCTTATTGATTTTTTCGCGACCTGGTGCGGACCGTGTAAAGTCCAGTCTTCGGTGCTTACGACGGTGAAAGAAAATATTGGCAACGACGCCAGGATCGTTAAAATTGATGTGGACCAGTTTCCGGCAATCGCCTCACAATACGGTGTACGCGGTGTGCCGACGTTAGCGGTTTTCAAAAACGGTCAGCTGCTTTGGAAGGAAAGTGGCGTGCACGATGTGAATACACTCACCAATTTGCTGAAGCAATATTCCTGA
- a CDS encoding amidohydrolase — MENLKIAAPKLDVVWKNKEQNFRNIEEKFAAVRADILVLPEMFSTGFYMQAEEIADQKEETLTWMRSFAKEKNIAVCGSASVKENKRFVNRFYFVEPSGEYQYYDKRHLFSYSGEEKTYSPGKERVIVNYKDWRILLQVCYDLRFPVFSRNNGDYDAIFYVANWPSTRIDAWKTLLKARAIENQAYVIGINRIGIDGNNLEYPESSYGFFADGKEISTVENGIFFANLNLENLAKTRAKFPFLSDRDQFEIL, encoded by the coding sequence GTGGAAAATCTCAAAATAGCCGCTCCAAAGCTGGATGTGGTCTGGAAAAACAAAGAACAAAACTTTCGGAACATCGAAGAAAAATTCGCTGCTGTTCGTGCAGATATTTTGGTTTTACCTGAAATGTTTTCGACCGGATTTTATATGCAGGCGGAAGAAATTGCGGATCAAAAAGAAGAGACACTCACCTGGATGCGCAGCTTTGCTAAAGAAAAAAATATTGCGGTATGTGGCAGCGCTTCGGTGAAAGAAAACAAGCGTTTTGTGAACCGTTTTTATTTTGTGGAACCTTCGGGCGAATACCAGTATTACGACAAACGCCACCTCTTTTCCTATTCCGGCGAAGAGAAAACCTATTCTCCCGGAAAAGAACGCGTGATTGTAAATTATAAAGATTGGCGTATTCTTTTGCAGGTGTGCTACGATTTGCGTTTTCCGGTATTTTCCAGGAACAACGGCGATTATGACGCGATTTTTTACGTCGCAAACTGGCCTTCGACACGCATTGACGCCTGGAAAACTTTGCTAAAAGCACGCGCCATCGAAAACCAGGCGTACGTAATCGGCATAAACCGAATCGGAATTGATGGAAATAATCTGGAATATCCGGAAAGCAGCTATGGCTTTTTCGCGGATGGTAAAGAAATTTCTACCGTTGAAAACGGCATTTTTTTCGCGAACTTAAATTTGGAAAATTTGGCCAAAACACGGGCGAAATTTCCGTTTCTTTCCGACCGCGACCAGTTTGAAATCCTTTAA
- a CDS encoding DUF6646 family protein — translation MKKLILTCALFFLGQMAFAQAWNGRGDQKIQVGFNGWGYGTGITGTYDYGLSNIISLGAGANFFFDHSNDKYADDDFGVFGRLNFHLQEPLGLPENWDIYPGVDLGLLGKSGTYFGAHVGVRYFFNNNVGLYLEAGNNGSIGVSFNL, via the coding sequence ATGAAAAAGCTAATTTTAACATGCGCTTTGTTCTTTTTGGGACAAATGGCTTTCGCTCAGGCATGGAACGGTAGAGGCGACCAAAAAATCCAGGTAGGTTTTAACGGCTGGGGTTATGGTACTGGTATCACGGGAACTTACGATTATGGTTTATCGAACATCATTTCCTTAGGAGCTGGTGCGAATTTCTTTTTTGATCACAGCAACGATAAATATGCTGATGATGATTTTGGTGTATTCGGTCGTTTAAACTTTCACCTTCAGGAGCCTTTAGGTTTGCCGGAAAACTGGGACATTTATCCAGGTGTAGATTTAGGTCTTTTGGGTAAAAGCGGAACTTATTTCGGGGCACACGTTGGTGTAAGATACTTCTTCAATAATAATGTTGGTCTTTATCTTGAAGCTGGAAATAACGGAAGCATTGGGGTTTCTTTCAATTTGTAG